One Miscanthus floridulus cultivar M001 chromosome 11, ASM1932011v1, whole genome shotgun sequence DNA window includes the following coding sequences:
- the LOC136493915 gene encoding cyclin-P2-1-like, giving the protein MATSELPSEPDAFAFPCRDDDGTSTALSPPVVISVLASILERHIARNERALAAAAPGDDADGSESAAAATRKRVRAFDGGTVLDMSLHAFLERFARYAHVPPQVYVVAYAYLDRLRRLGGAGVRVVRANAQRLLTTAILVASKFVEDRNYSNSHFAAVGGLAAAELGALELDFLFLLQFRLNVCTTVFRSYCRHLEREVSHGGWYYRVQRPPLDRALVVCAGEARAQHRQAAAA; this is encoded by the coding sequence atggcAACGAGCGAGCTGCCGTCGGAGCCGGACGCGTTCGCCTTCCCGTGCCGGGACGACGACGGAACGTCGACGGCGCTGTCGCCGCCGGTCGTGATCTCGGTGCTCGCGTCCATCCTGGAGCGGCACATCGCCCGCAACGAGCGGGCCCTGGCGGCCGCGGCACCGGGAGACGACGCCGACGGCTCTGAATCGGCGGCAGCAGCGACGAGGAAGAGGGTGCGGGCGTTCGACGGCGGCACGGTGCTGGACATGAGCCTGCACGCGTTCCTGGAGCGCTTCGCCCGGTACGCGCACGTCCCGCCGCAGGTGTACGTGGTGGCGTACGCGTACCTGGACCGGCTCCGGCGCCTAGGCGGCGCCGGCGTGCGCGTCGTGCGCGCCAACGCGCAGCGCCTGCTGACCACGGCCATCCTCGTGGCGTCCAAGTTCGTCGAGGACCGCAACTACAGCAACTCCCACTTCGCGGCGGTGGGCGGGCTGGCCGCGGCGGAGCTGGGCGCCCTGGAGCTGGACTTCCTGTTCCTGTTGCAGTTCAGGCTCAACGTGTGCACGACCGTGTTCCGGAGCTACTGCCGCCACCTGGAGCGGGAGGTGAGCCACGGCGGCTGGTACTACCGCGTCCAGAGGCCGCCGCTCGACAGGGCGCTCGTCGTCTGCGCCGGAGAAGCGCGGGCGCAGCACCGCCAGGCAGCGGCAGCGTAG